Within Leptospira brenneri, the genomic segment GGCATGTATTACTAGAAGGAATGCCTGGACTTGCAAAAACTCTTCTGGCAAAAAACTTAGCATCCATTATCGATGCTAAGTTTTCACGTGTCCAATTCACTCCCGATTTATTACCAGCAGACTTAACGGGCACAAATATTTTTAACCCCAAAAATTCATCCTTCGAAATTCGCAAAGGACCAATTTTCACAAATGTTTTGTTAGCTGACGAGATCAACAGAGCTCCAGCGAAGGTACAATCTGCATTACTTCAATGTATGGAAGAAAGACAGGTTTCAATTGCAGATGAAACTTTCGACTTAGAACCACCTTTCTTTGTGATCGCCACACAAAATCCAATTGACCAGGAAGGGACTTATCCTCTTCCGGAAGCTCAGTTAGACAGATTTTTGTTTAAGGTGGTTGTCACTTATCCTTCGTTTGACGATGAAGTAGCAATACTCAACCAACATGGCAATTTGGATTTTTCAAAGAAAAAACCAAAAAAAGTGATGAAACCCAAGGAAATTCAAAAGATTTCGGAGCTTTCGAACAAAGTGTTCGTCGACCCGAAATTACAAAACTACATTGTAAATCTCACAAGAAACACGAGACCACAAACCACAAACGATTCGGAATTAAAGAATTTCATTTTACATGGTGTGAGTCCGAGAGCAAGTCTTGCAATGCTCAAAGTAAGTAGGATCAATGCACTTTTAGAAGGTAGAGATTTCGTAATTCCGGAAGATATCCATCGTTTTTTCTCAGAAATTGTGAAACATAGAATTCACCTAACCATCGATGCAATTAGCGAGGATATCAGCTCGGATTCGATCATCAAACGAATCCTATCGGTAACGGAAGTTCCATAGATGTTAACTCCAGAACTAAAACGCCTTCTACAAGTTTTACAATGGGAAACAAAAAAAAAGTTTTATTCAACTAAACAAGGGGCACTGATCCGAGCAGAGCGGGGTAGGGGACTTGACTTCAAAGAAGTAAGGAACTATCATTATGGAGACGATACAAGATACATTGATTGGAATGTTACTTCTAGAACAGGAGAACTTTATACAAAAGAGTACCACGAAGAGAGAGACGCCTCAATTATCATCTTTTATGATACAAGTGCATCGCTTTCCGGCACTCAAAGGAATGCAGCATTTCAAATTGCACTGTTTCTTTCCCTATTCCATATCAAAATGGGGAATCGGATTCTACTCATTACATTCTCAGATGGCCATTCCTCTATAGGGAAATGGCTGAGAACAGAGGCCGATATTCTTTCTGCATTTGCAAATAGCACCAAACACAAATATGGTGACGGGACGGATTATTCTACTGCCTACCAATTTGCATTCCGGTTACACCCAAAATACGCAGTTTCTTATTGGATTTCCGATTTTAATCGTTTTTCAGAACACACGAACACAAATAAAGTCCCCAAAATCTGGGATTCCGTTGGAATTTGGATCCAGGACGAACTAGACACAATCGAATTTCCTTTTTGGTTTCGTTTCTTCCAAAAAATCTCCGAAGAAACGATTGGTTTCCGCAGTAGCCAAAATACATATACGAAAGATTTAAAGGCAGCAAAATCTTTTTTTGGTGTTCAATTTGTCCAAATCGATCCCTATAACAAACTTTCAAATCAAATTCTACCCCTATTCAAAATCAAAAGAAATGTTTAAGTATATCGCAATATTCTTATTTTTTCCTGTTTCCCTTTTCGCAGCTCCTAGGGAAACAGTTTTAGAAAACGATATATATGTTGGTGATACAATCCACTATCAAATAGAATTCTATGGTAATGAAAACGATATTAATACCATAGAGGGGGAAATTTACGAAGACGACACAATGCCTTCCTATAAAATTTTCAACGTAATCAAAAAAGAATCAAAGTTAGAATTATCAATCATATTCTTTAAACCTGGTGAATTTGTTTTGCCAGTGACTTGGACAGAAAATGGTATCGAAACAAAATCCTCGTTCCCCATAAAAGTGAAATCGCAGCTCCTAGGAAACGAAACTGATATCGAAGATATAGAACCTCCTATTATCTTCTCTGGCCCTTATTTTTTTCGTCTATTTCTTGTCATTATCGTCACTGCAATCAACTTGTATCTTCTGTATGCGTTATATTTATATTGGCGGTCTAAACCAAAGGTGATGGATGCTTTTTGGGAAAAACAACCAACGCTAGAGGAAACAACAAAAAGATTACGCCATATTGAAACTTATTTAACCGCTGATCCCATATTCGAAAAAGAATTGGCATTTAGAATTAGTGATTATCTGAAAGAAGTTTATTCTAAAAAATTAGACCTAAATTTACTTGGAAAAACAGATTCCGAATTCATTGCTGAACTCTTTGATCGAACCCACATCAACGATTCCGTTTTAAGAGACTTAAGAATTTATTTTAGAAATACCAAATATGATGATAACAAAACAGAACTGGACCAAGGTTCTGCTATTTCTATTTGGGAAAAAATCAAAAAGGATTTAGAGTTATAACTATGGACCAATTCCAAAGGCCATATCTTTTATTCTTAATCATCCCGCTTTTACTTCTTGGAATCTACCAATGGAGAAAGAAACCACTTGGTTCTCTTTTACTGATCCAATCCGATAGATTTCAAAATAGCAAAAACAAAATCTTATTCAAAGTTAAACTAACTATTTCAAAACTCTCTGAAATTTTATTATATATTGCTGGAATCTTTTTGGTCATAGCAGCAGCAGGTCCTGGAGAAAAATTCAAACTAACACCAGACATCACAAATGGAATCGATATCATGATTGCATTGGATATTTCTGGCTCTATGGTTAATTCATATGATTTTTTACCAAAAAATCGATTAACTGTTTCAAAAGAATTATTAAGAGAATTCATTCAAAAACGTTTGTATGATCGGATTGGAATTGTTTTATTTGCAGGAGCCGCTTACTTGCAATCACCATTGTCTAATGACAGATACGCTTTAGATGAACTCATCTCAGAAACATCTGATGAAGATATCAGCGAACAAGGGACAGCTGTTGGTGATGCACTTGTACTTTCTACATACCGATTGAAAGACTCTACAGCAAAATCCCGGATCATCATTTTACTTACGGATGGGGTCTCCAATACAGGAAAATTAGATCCAGAAACAGCCTCATACGCAGCTAAAGCCTTTGGAATCAAGGTCTATTGTATAGGGATTGGAAAAGAACAAGGTCAATACGAGGTTAATTATGAATCTCTTGAAAAAATTTCAGAAAGTACTAACGGAAAATTTTTTCGCGCAGAATCTCCCGAGATTTTACAAGAGGTACTGAACGAAATCAATGGTTTAGAAACTGTTGAATTACCTTCGAAACCGATGGAGATCCATGAAACACATTTCACAAAGGCATTGTTTGTTTTCTTTATCATAATTGGAATTGTGGGCCTCATTTATATTTTCCCGCTGACAGAGAAATTATGACAGATCTAAACTCAGTCGCAATCATCGCCATTGTTACAATGATCCTATGGATTCTTGTATTTTCTTTCAAATTATACATAAACACAAAAGCAAATCTCTTTCGAAATCAACACGAAGGATTAAAGGCTAGAATCTACACTGCCAATACCAAACTCTACTTAATAAAAATTCTTTGTTTTTTAATTTCTTTAACTTTAGCATTCTACTCCCTCTTTAGAATAAAATCTACTGAAGTTGAATCCATTAAAGAATTTGAATCTGCGGATATCCTTTTTGTAGTCGATGTTAGTTTATCAATGAATGCTATTGACGTAAACCCAAGCCGACTAAAACGTTTCAAAGATTTAGCCCTTCGAATCCTACCGAGCCTCAAGGGAAATCGAATAGGAATTGTTGTTTTTGCTGGCCAATCATTTTCCTTTTGCCCATTGACAACGGATATCTCGGCAGTTTCTGATTACATACAGGCACTTGGGGTGGAAATGGTCGGTTCCAAAGGAACTGATCTGAAATTAGCACTCGAGAGAGTGAATAAAATCAGAAAGAAAAACAATCCCATTTCCTCCCAAATTACCATTGTTGTTTCCGATGGGGAAGATCACGAAAATCAATCCCTACCACCAATCGACGGTGAGGTGATTGTCTGGGGGATCGGTACAGAAGAAGGTGGATTTATCGAATACCGTGATCCCGGCACTGGCAGAGGAGGATTTGTCACTATGGATGCAGGAATCTCAAACTCTCCCACATCCCCAAACCTAGTAGTTTCTAAAATGAACCCAGAAAGACTGAGATCCATCGCAACCCAAAATGGCGGAAACTTCTACAATGTATCTTTCACTGCTGATGGAGTTTATGCATTCTTAGATATAGTGGAAACCGTCAAAAAAAAGAAAATTCAAACCATTGAACGATTCAAAAAAGAAGATGGTGCCCATCCATTCATTATATTAGCTTTTGTTTTTCTATTTTTGGAACGAACAATTGGTTTATTCTTACAAAAAATTCCGAAAGAAATATATAAAATAACTCTTCTTTTATTCATACTAAGCGTTAGTAACTTAGAAGCTTGGGAACTTGATCCCGGCGGAAACTCAATTGAACGCGGCGCAAAATCTTATCAGCAGAAGAATTACACAAATAGCAAAAAAGAATTCGAAAAAGCAAAAGAATACATTCAAGATGACCCAAGAGTTCTTTACAATGAATCAGCAGCTGCTTACCAATCAGGAGAATACAAGGAAGCGATAGGGATTTCTGAAAAAATTCTTACTCACCCCAAAACAAACGATGAATTGAAGGCAAAAACAAACTTTAACCTCGGGAACATTTACTCAAGATTAGGTGACAAAAAAAATGCTTTAAAAGCTTATTCAAAAACCCTGGAGATTGACCCAGACCATCTCTCTGCAAAAAAAAACATTGAACACCTAACAAAGAAGAAAGGCTCAGATCAAAACCAAAAACCAAGGAGTGATGGGTCCAACCAAAACCATCCACAAACCGAAAAAAATCAAAATAAAAAAGACGAAAAATCGGATGCAGAAAGAATTCTGGATCCATTCTCTCAGGATTCCATTTTAAAAAACAAAAAAGGAGGTTTTTCCGATAATGAAAAATTTTGGTAGAAACATATTCTTTTTTTTTATCATTTCTTTTTATCTACCGAGTGCCGTTTTCTCTGCAGATGTTGACTTTCAATTATACCCAACTGAATTTTCATTAGGAGAAAATGCAAAACTAGAAATCAAGGCGCATGGCGATAAACCATTCCGTACATTACAAACCAATTTTAAAAAAAACGGAGTCCGTGTTCGATTTTCCGGAAGTGGAACAGAGACTCAAATCATCAATTTCAAAGTTTCCAAAGCACAAATCCTAAATTTTTACGTTGATACGGAATCAGAAGGGACATTCCATCTTCCTGAAATTTCCGTTGAATATGACAACAAAGTTTATACCGCTCCTCCCATTCAGTTTAAAGTTAGTAAAAAAAGTAGACATTCTCAAAATCAATTCTTCAACCCGTTCACAATTGAAAACTTTGACTCCGGCTCCGAAGAATCTCCAGAGGTAGTTTTTCATACTAATAAATCCGTGTTCTACAAAGGGGAACCCATCGTCGGTTATTTTGTACTTTATTATAGCCAATACCGACAACCTTTCTTAGAGAGAGACCCCAACCAATCCATATCTTTTCCCTATTTTTTATCTGAAACTTTACGGCAAGTATCCGTACAAATTGAACCTGAAGTTCAAAGAAAAAGTGAACTTAAAAAAACTTTAGTTTACGACAAAGAGATTTATGGCCTAACACCCATCAAGTCAGGTAGATTTCAGATCGGGAAAACAAAATTTATCTCAGGCGATAGTTTACAATTCAATTCCCTACAAGAAACTGTAGCCACAACACCGGCAACAGTAACCGTCCTTGATCTACCTACGAACAAACCAAAGGCGTTTACGGGAGCGATTGGAAATTTTAAACTAAGTCTTACAAATTTCCCAAAAGAAATTCACCAAGGGGAAACAGTCTATTTTGAAATCATCATCGAAGGGGACGGAGGGTATGAAGGAATTAGCCCTCTACCGCCATCATCGAAAATCAAACTCATTTCGCAAAATAGAAATAAAACATTCCGTAAGTTAGATTCTGGTGAATATGGTTTTTATTCGGTAGTTAGGTTTCAATATGGGTATCAAGTATCCTCATTAGACAATATCCAACTAGAACCGTATACATTCAGTTTCTTTTCCCTAAAAGAAAACCAATACAAAACAATTTCGGTTTCATTCCCCGAAGTCCTAGTTTCCGAAAAAGAACGTCGAAACGAAAAATTAACTCAACCGAACCAGGGTTCACCAGTCCTTCCGTCTTTTTTTGTTTTAGTTTTTCTTGCTATTTTTGGGATTCTGTCCTATGTAGGACTCATAAGGTATCAGTTTCATAAACAGCTTCAGGAATTTACGGAACTGGTCCAAAGCTTTGGAAAAAAAAGAAATTCGTTCCTCGCTGACTATCTGGAGAGATTAGGAATTCCAAAAGATGATACCGAATTTCTCGTAAATCTTACCGAAGAGCGGGACCACGAAACCTTGAAACATAAGTTTCAAAGTTTAAACCGAAAAGAAAAGTCTAAACTCATTAAATTAACAAAACAATTAAAACAAAAGGATTAACATATGTCAGTTGAAGAATCAGGAAAAATCAGTGTCGAAACAGAGAATATCTTTCCCATCATTAAAAAATGGCTCTATTCCGAAAAAGATATATTCCTAAGAGAGTTGGTATCCAATGCCAGCGATGCCATCACCAAATTAAAAAAAATCTCATTATCGGAAGAATTTGAAGGTGGTAACGAATATAGAATCGATTTAAACTTCGATGTGGATGCCAGAATTTTAAGTATCGAAGACAATGGGGTTGGAATGACCACTGATGAGGTGAAAAGATATATCAATCAAATTGCATTTTCAGGCGCCACTGATTTTGCAAAACAATACCAAAACGCAGAAAACAAAGCTGAAATTATAGGTCATTTTGGATTAGGATTTTACTCCTCATTTATGGTTTCTAAAAAAGTAACAATTGAAACCAAGTCTTATAAAAAAGGCGAAACAGCTGTTTTATGGTCAAGCGAATCTGGAACAGATTTTACGATTTCGCCAATAGAAAAAGAAACTAGAGGTACAAAAATATCTCTTCACTTGGATGGCGAATCTGGTGAATATCTAGACAAGTGGAAACTAAAAGAGTTAATCAAAAAATATTGTGATTTTCTGCCTGTTGGCATTTATGTACAAACAGAAAAAGCGAACAGAGAAAAACCTTTATGGTCAGAAGAACCTTCTAAAATCAAAGAAGAAGAGTATAAAGATTTCTATTCCTATCTTTTCCCATTTTCAGGTGAATCACTTTTTCACATTCATCTAAACGTAGATTATCCATTCCGTTTGCAAGGAATTTTGTATTTCCCAAAACTCACTCACGAACTCGAAGCCTCAAAAAATGGGATCAAACTATTTTGTAATCATGTTTTTGTGAGTGATAACGCAAGCGAACTCATTCCACAATTCTTAACGATCCTAAAAGGTACCATAGACATCCCGGATCTTCCCCTCAACGTTTCGAGATCTTATCTTCAAAATGACCCGCTAGTAAAAAAGATTTCAAACCATATCATCAAAAAAGTTGCGGATCGCCTCATTGATGATTTTAAAAAGAATAGGGCCAAATACGAAGAAAATTGGAACGATATATCCTTATTCGTAAAGTATGGTGTGCTCACTGATGAAAAATTCTATGATGCAATGAAAGACCACCTGATCTTTAAAAATTCCGAAGGAGGTTATTCAACCACTTCCGAGTATTGGGAAAAAAATAAGGAAAAAAATCAAAACAAAATCTTTTACGCAAACGAAACTGAGATGGGTTCGGTTTATATGGAACTTCTCAAATCACAAGGCCTGGAAGCAATTCTTGTTGATTCCAAAATTGATTCTCACCTCATCCAACATCTAGAAATGAGAAATCCTGATTGGAAATTTCAAAGAGTGGATTCAGAAATTGCCGATCAAGTTCTTGATAAAGAAGCTAAGGATAACTTGGTTAACGAGGAGAACCAAACAGAATCAGACAGAATCCAAAAGCTATTTCAGGTCTCATTGCCAACCGAAGGAGTAGAGGTGAAGGTCGAAGCCTTAAAATCTTTAGAAGTTCCGGGAGTGATCCTTCTACCTGAATTTATGAGAAGAATGTCCGAGATGAACTCAATGTTAAATCGCGAAGACACAAAAAACATTTTAAAGTCACACACTCTTATGGTAAATTCCAAGTCACCTTTGGTTAAATCCGCCTTACAAGCGTTTGAAGGAGTTAACCCAGAAAAAGGGAAAAAATTAGCAAGGGTAATTTATGATCTTTCTTTACTCTCGGCCAAAGTGATGGACGAAAAAGAAGTGTCGGAGTATACCAAAAGAATAACAGAATTTCTCCAAGAGATTTTTTCTCCTTAGAGGTAAAACCATCTAGAAAGATTTGGCAACGATCCCTATTTCTGGGATTGTTGCTCTGTGATCCAGATTTGTATAACAAGTCGACTGAGTTCCTTACCAGTTGTAGTCGCCTATAAAAAAGGTTATTTTGAAGAGTTCGGAGTAAAAGTCACCCTTCACGTTAACACCCACCATAAAGCAATTATGTCATTACTAGACGCCGGTCGAGTAGAGGCAGGGGAAGTCCCCACAATAGCTTACCTGCAAGATAGCTTCTTAAAAAAATCAAAATTAAAACGAATTTATAAAGGGATTTATCTTTATCACTCACCTCTTTCTTTTTATTCGAGATTCCAATTCAAACCAGAGGATCTCACAAGGAACAAAGCTTACATCTTACCTGTCCCTCACCAATATTCTGTAGAAAGACTATTTGCCGAAAAATTCCTCGAAGAATATGCTCCCAAAAATCCTGTTAAGGTTCGTTATACCGATACCCCGGGATTTTTAGAGGAAAAAGAATTTTTAAAACCGTCTTGTTTGGGATTAGTCTCTGATCCGTTTTCAAGCCCTTTTCTTCGTAACTTCCAAGACTTTGCAGGTACACTCGAACTACCAATTTTAGAAGCTAAGTCTTTTTATCCTTCCACCTTACTTGCGTTTAGTGGTGATGCAATCCTAAAAACAGGAAGAGAAGTTTCAGCTGTTCTTTTGGCCGTAAAAAAGGCTATCGACTTTTTACAAAATACAAACCAAAATACCGGTAACCTTTGGGAAGACTTACAACTCTCACATTTTTATCCTCATCTAAGAGTAGGGGAGACAAAAAACCTTTTAAACGCACATCCACTCATCCAAAAGGGAGTATTTTCTTACAGTGGAGATGCCACCACACTTTTCCCTCTTTTAAAAGACGTATACTTTCGACTGATCAGACGAGTGATGCAACCAGAAGCAGTCAAATCCGCACTTGATTTTGAGGAAATACTGTCAGCCCTGGCGCCTAAAAAAGTATTCGATGTGCGAAAACTAAACAGCTTCCAAGAACCTGCCGAATCAAAACTCCACGCGCCATCACAAATCAACTACAGAAAACTTAATGCAGTAAGGCACCTAATCGTCGATGTCAATTCTGTGGTTTTGGATATCCTTCAAGGAAATTATAACTCTCGCCTAAACTCAGACGAGACCCTACAGTTAGACAACCGGGTCAAAGTTCTCGTCAACTCAATGTTAGATTCTTTTAATGCAAAACTAGAATTACAAAGAGAAGAGATCACTGAATTAGAAAACTTAATTTCAATTTTAGAAATCAAATTAGATAGATCCGCAGTCGATCTACAATATTCAGAAGAAAAATATAGGTATTTATTCGAATTTTCTCGAGAAGCAATCGCTCTCGTTGATGCAGACACAGGAAGTATTCTCGAGGCAAACAATCAATTTCGATCTTTAACCGGGTACACGCGCGGAGATATCACTAAAATGAACATTGAAGATATCATTTTAGGCAACCAAGTATCAAACCAACTCCGATTCGGATCCGATTTATCCTCAGACACCATGTTATCCCTTCCCGATTCCGAAATTCTTTTGAAAGATGGAAGTAAATTAGAAGTGGATATCAGTTTTACATCCATTTTACTTTCACCCAAAAAAAGATACCAAGTTCAATTCCGTCCTAACTCAGAAAAGAAGGAACAAGAACGTTTACAACATGAGTTTATCTCAAACGTAAGTCATGAACTCAGAAGCCCAATGACAAATATTCGGGGTTACTTAGAATTTTTTAAATCAGATACCTCTTTGCCCTTCAACACAGAACATAAAAATATGTTAGAAGTCATTGATAAAAACGCAAAAAGACTGAGTTTCTTAATCGAGAACTTATTAAAACTAACAACTTCTAGAGAAAAAGACAAAGAGGCAGAGGTGATTGAAATTTTTGATCCAGTTCCTGTCATTGAAGATGTCATTCACATGAATTCACATCTAGCAAAAGGAAAACCGATCGAATGGAACTTAGCACTCAAAAAAGGTTTTTTCTTACGTGGAATCAAATTTGAATTCTCGCAGATCATCACAAATCTTTATGTAAACGCCCTCAAATATACTGCCAAAGGAAAAATCGGGATCTCTATCCGCGAAACTAATGGCAAAATCGAAATCACTGTTGAAGACACAGGTCTTGGGATCGACCCAAATTACAAAAACCAAATTTTCGATCGATTCTTCCGAATCCCTTCCTCTGATAATAAAAAAATTGGTGGTACGGGACTTGGGTTATCAATTGTTAAGTCTTTAGTGGACAAAATGTCCGGCGAGATCTTCGTAGAAAGTAAAATGGGATTGGGGAGTAAATTCACCATTTACTTTCCAAAAGTGAATATTAACGTTTAGAAGTTTTTTTCTTTTTTGGGATCTGTTTTTTCTTAGGAACCGCTTTTGGTTTAGTTTTGGAAGCCAAACTATTTGGTTTTAATAAATTTAGGCTAGGTATATTTTTCTCCTCTAACGGCATTTTAGATAACAGAAGGGATAATTCCAACATCTCACGAGTTCCGAGTAGACGCATCATTTCTAGCGCTTGGTTCATCCCAAGTTTTCGAAAAATAGATAGTGCACCTGTCACACCAAAAAAT encodes:
- a CDS encoding DUF58 domain-containing protein yields the protein MLTPELKRLLQVLQWETKKKFYSTKQGALIRAERGRGLDFKEVRNYHYGDDTRYIDWNVTSRTGELYTKEYHEERDASIIIFYDTSASLSGTQRNAAFQIALFLSLFHIKMGNRILLITFSDGHSSIGKWLRTEADILSAFANSTKHKYGDGTDYSTAYQFAFRLHPKYAVSYWISDFNRFSEHTNTNKVPKIWDSVGIWIQDELDTIEFPFWFRFFQKISEETIGFRSSQNTYTKDLKAAKSFFGVQFVQIDPYNKLSNQILPLFKIKRNV
- a CDS encoding BatD family protein codes for the protein MKNFGRNIFFFFIISFYLPSAVFSADVDFQLYPTEFSLGENAKLEIKAHGDKPFRTLQTNFKKNGVRVRFSGSGTETQIINFKVSKAQILNFYVDTESEGTFHLPEISVEYDNKVYTAPPIQFKVSKKSRHSQNQFFNPFTIENFDSGSEESPEVVFHTNKSVFYKGEPIVGYFVLYYSQYRQPFLERDPNQSISFPYFLSETLRQVSVQIEPEVQRKSELKKTLVYDKEIYGLTPIKSGRFQIGKTKFISGDSLQFNSLQETVATTPATVTVLDLPTNKPKAFTGAIGNFKLSLTNFPKEIHQGETVYFEIIIEGDGGYEGISPLPPSSKIKLISQNRNKTFRKLDSGEYGFYSVVRFQYGYQVSSLDNIQLEPYTFSFFSLKENQYKTISVSFPEVLVSEKERRNEKLTQPNQGSPVLPSFFVLVFLAIFGILSYVGLIRYQFHKQLQEFTELVQSFGKKRNSFLADYLERLGIPKDDTEFLVNLTEERDHETLKHKFQSLNRKEKSKLIKLTKQLKQKD
- a CDS encoding LB_053 family protein, which translates into the protein MFKYIAIFLFFPVSLFAAPRETVLENDIYVGDTIHYQIEFYGNENDINTIEGEIYEDDTMPSYKIFNVIKKESKLELSIIFFKPGEFVLPVTWTENGIETKSSFPIKVKSQLLGNETDIEDIEPPIIFSGPYFFRLFLVIIVTAINLYLLYALYLYWRSKPKVMDAFWEKQPTLEETTKRLRHIETYLTADPIFEKELAFRISDYLKEVYSKKLDLNLLGKTDSEFIAELFDRTHINDSVLRDLRIYFRNTKYDDNKTELDQGSAISIWEKIKKDLEL
- a CDS encoding PAS domain-containing sensor histidine kinase; translation: MIQICITSRLSSLPVVVAYKKGYFEEFGVKVTLHVNTHHKAIMSLLDAGRVEAGEVPTIAYLQDSFLKKSKLKRIYKGIYLYHSPLSFYSRFQFKPEDLTRNKAYILPVPHQYSVERLFAEKFLEEYAPKNPVKVRYTDTPGFLEEKEFLKPSCLGLVSDPFSSPFLRNFQDFAGTLELPILEAKSFYPSTLLAFSGDAILKTGREVSAVLLAVKKAIDFLQNTNQNTGNLWEDLQLSHFYPHLRVGETKNLLNAHPLIQKGVFSYSGDATTLFPLLKDVYFRLIRRVMQPEAVKSALDFEEILSALAPKKVFDVRKLNSFQEPAESKLHAPSQINYRKLNAVRHLIVDVNSVVLDILQGNYNSRLNSDETLQLDNRVKVLVNSMLDSFNAKLELQREEITELENLISILEIKLDRSAVDLQYSEEKYRYLFEFSREAIALVDADTGSILEANNQFRSLTGYTRGDITKMNIEDIILGNQVSNQLRFGSDLSSDTMLSLPDSEILLKDGSKLEVDISFTSILLSPKKRYQVQFRPNSEKKEQERLQHEFISNVSHELRSPMTNIRGYLEFFKSDTSLPFNTEHKNMLEVIDKNAKRLSFLIENLLKLTTSREKDKEAEVIEIFDPVPVIEDVIHMNSHLAKGKPIEWNLALKKGFFLRGIKFEFSQIITNLYVNALKYTAKGKIGISIRETNGKIEITVEDTGLGIDPNYKNQIFDRFFRIPSSDNKKIGGTGLGLSIVKSLVDKMSGEIFVESKMGLGSKFTIYFPKVNINV
- the batA gene encoding VWA domain-containing protein BatA, encoding MDQFQRPYLLFLIIPLLLLGIYQWRKKPLGSLLLIQSDRFQNSKNKILFKVKLTISKLSEILLYIAGIFLVIAAAGPGEKFKLTPDITNGIDIMIALDISGSMVNSYDFLPKNRLTVSKELLREFIQKRLYDRIGIVLFAGAAYLQSPLSNDRYALDELISETSDEDISEQGTAVGDALVLSTYRLKDSTAKSRIIILLTDGVSNTGKLDPETASYAAKAFGIKVYCIGIGKEQGQYEVNYESLEKISESTNGKFFRAESPEILQEVLNEINGLETVELPSKPMEIHETHFTKALFVFFIIIGIVGLIYIFPLTEKL
- a CDS encoding AAA family ATPase translates to MQIDKEQITEISDLVKLLRSELSESISGMDNVIQSLFVGLVSNGHVLLEGMPGLAKTLLAKNLASIIDAKFSRVQFTPDLLPADLTGTNIFNPKNSSFEIRKGPIFTNVLLADEINRAPAKVQSALLQCMEERQVSIADETFDLEPPFFVIATQNPIDQEGTYPLPEAQLDRFLFKVVVTYPSFDDEVAILNQHGNLDFSKKKPKKVMKPKEIQKISELSNKVFVDPKLQNYIVNLTRNTRPQTTNDSELKNFILHGVSPRASLAMLKVSRINALLEGRDFVIPEDIHRFFSEIVKHRIHLTIDAISEDISSDSIIKRILSVTEVP
- the batB gene encoding VWA domain-containing protein BatB — its product is MTDLNSVAIIAIVTMILWILVFSFKLYINTKANLFRNQHEGLKARIYTANTKLYLIKILCFLISLTLAFYSLFRIKSTEVESIKEFESADILFVVDVSLSMNAIDVNPSRLKRFKDLALRILPSLKGNRIGIVVFAGQSFSFCPLTTDISAVSDYIQALGVEMVGSKGTDLKLALERVNKIRKKNNPISSQITIVVSDGEDHENQSLPPIDGEVIVWGIGTEEGGFIEYRDPGTGRGGFVTMDAGISNSPTSPNLVVSKMNPERLRSIATQNGGNFYNVSFTADGVYAFLDIVETVKKKKIQTIERFKKEDGAHPFIILAFVFLFLERTIGLFLQKIPKEIYKITLLLFILSVSNLEAWELDPGGNSIERGAKSYQQKNYTNSKKEFEKAKEYIQDDPRVLYNESAAAYQSGEYKEAIGISEKILTHPKTNDELKAKTNFNLGNIYSRLGDKKNALKAYSKTLEIDPDHLSAKKNIEHLTKKKGSDQNQKPRSDGSNQNHPQTEKNQNKKDEKSDAERILDPFSQDSILKNKKGGFSDNEKFW
- the htpG gene encoding molecular chaperone HtpG; translation: MSVEESGKISVETENIFPIIKKWLYSEKDIFLRELVSNASDAITKLKKISLSEEFEGGNEYRIDLNFDVDARILSIEDNGVGMTTDEVKRYINQIAFSGATDFAKQYQNAENKAEIIGHFGLGFYSSFMVSKKVTIETKSYKKGETAVLWSSESGTDFTISPIEKETRGTKISLHLDGESGEYLDKWKLKELIKKYCDFLPVGIYVQTEKANREKPLWSEEPSKIKEEEYKDFYSYLFPFSGESLFHIHLNVDYPFRLQGILYFPKLTHELEASKNGIKLFCNHVFVSDNASELIPQFLTILKGTIDIPDLPLNVSRSYLQNDPLVKKISNHIIKKVADRLIDDFKKNRAKYEENWNDISLFVKYGVLTDEKFYDAMKDHLIFKNSEGGYSTTSEYWEKNKEKNQNKIFYANETEMGSVYMELLKSQGLEAILVDSKIDSHLIQHLEMRNPDWKFQRVDSEIADQVLDKEAKDNLVNEENQTESDRIQKLFQVSLPTEGVEVKVEALKSLEVPGVILLPEFMRRMSEMNSMLNREDTKNILKSHTLMVNSKSPLVKSALQAFEGVNPEKGKKLARVIYDLSLLSAKVMDEKEVSEYTKRITEFLQEIFSP